A genomic stretch from Mastacembelus armatus chromosome 7, fMasArm1.2, whole genome shotgun sequence includes:
- the asb14b gene encoding dynein heavy chain 12, axonemal, producing MTTETKDDFYQSEDELDEDEATQYIIEQSLIQYRKLKALNPSDLKPSEDPDEIFKAIKEGDEDALNRLVVQPETLSRVDERGWIPLHEAAVQDSKRILETVFSASHPGAAQCRTLKGETPLFLAVVHGRRENATFLLQNGCSPDLQNDEQDSPLVAAILNDQYDLATLLLRYNARVDQTGPLNRTALHECAFLGLENFVYLLLESGANPNACDIKKKTPLSLAAQNGHFNVVEALLQKGAHVWCESESGTILFDAAASGHPDIITLLLEHGADPNLPLYSGHLPIHRVAYHGHRLALELLIPVTKLDAVKESGMSPLHSAAAGGYAHCVEILLRAGYDPNFMLHPRIRRNYEDDRRSALFFAVSNNDLQCTRLLLEAGAMVNQDPINCLQVALRQGNYELIKILLKFGANVNYYSRVNTTHFPSALQYALKDEVMLRMILNHGYDVKRCFDCPYGDSSHDYAAWMTSIIKDMVFCEVITVSWLKHLSAQVVRIMLDYTDHVSFCTKLKDTLKEQQQWSEICRIQSNARSLKHLCRLQIREHLSRRRLRAPVFINFLPLPPRLKDYLHYNEYDVYSRGSTVNP from the exons atgaccacagagacaaaagatGACTTTTATCAGTCGGAGGATGAACTGGATGAAGATGAGGCAACACAATATATAATTGAACAAAGTCTGATTCAGTATAGAAAGCTCAAAGCATTGAATCCAAG TGATTTGAAACCCAGTGAAGATCCTGATGAGATTTTCAAAGCAATCAAGGAGG GTGATGAGGATGCACTGAACAGACTGGTAGTCCAGCCAGAGACTCTGTCCAGAGTTGATGAGCGAGGATGGATCCCACTGCATGAGGCTGCAGTGCAGGACAGTAAAAGAATACTGGAAACTGTATTCTCAG CATCACACCCGGGTGCAGCTCAGTGTCGCACTCTTAAGGGTGAGACCCCACTCTTTCTAGCCGTGGTCCATGGACGCAGAGAGAACGCTACATTCCTTTTACAGAATGGTTGTAGCCCGGATCTCCAAAATGATGAGCAGGACTCTCCATTAGTAGCAG CTATTCTGAATGACCAGTATGACTTGGCCACATTGCTGCTTCGCTACAATGCCAGAGTAGATCAAACAGGACCACTGAACAGGACAGCACTACATGAATGCGCCTTTTTAGGCTTGGAGAATTTTGTCTACCTGCTCCTAGAGTCTGGTGCCAACCCAAATGCATGTGACATCAAGAAGAAAACTCCCCTGTCTCTGGCTGCACAGAATGGACATTTTAATGTGGTGGAAGCCCTGTTACAGAAAG gAGCTCATGTCTGGTGTGAATCAGAGTCAGGAACTATTTTGTTTGATGCGGCAGCATCAGGACACCCTGACATAATCACCTTGCTGCTGGAGCATGGAGCTGATCCCAACCTACCTCTTTACAGTGGGCACCTGCCAATTCACAGAGTGGCATACCATGGACACAGACT GGCACTCGAGCTGCTCATCCCAGTGACTAAACTGGATGCTGTGAAGGAAAGTGGGATGAGTCCCCTCCATTCTGCAGCCGCTGGGGGGTATGCCCATTGTGTGGAGATACTGCTCAGAGCCGGTTATGATCCAAACTTCATGCTACATCCAAGGATTCGCCGCAACTACGAGGATGACCGCAGGTCTGCCCTCTTTTTTGCTGTGTCCAACAATGACCTTCAGTGCACCCGCTTGCTGTTAGAGGCTGGGGCAATGGTGAATCAGGATCCTATCAACTGCTTGCAGGTGGCTCTTAGACAGGGCAACTATGAACTGATCAAAATACTGCTAAAGTTTGGGGCAAATGTAAACTACTACTCCCGTGTCAACACCACTCACTTCCCCTCAGCACTGCAGTACGCCTTAAAGGACGAGGTCATGCTGAGAATGATTCTGAACCATGGATATGATGTTAAACGTTGCTTTGACTGTCCGTACGGTGACAGTTCCCATGACTACGCTGCTTGGATGACCTCAATCATCAAAGACATGGTG ttCTGTGAGGTGATAACTGTGTCTTGGCTCAAGCACCTCTCAGCTCAAGTGGTACGCATCATGCTTGACTACACCGACCATGTCTCCTTCTGCACCAAACTTAAGGACACCTTAAAGGAGCAGCAACAGTGGTCAGAGATCTGTCGCATTCAAA GCAACGCACGGAGCCTGAAGCACCTCTGTCGGCTGCAGATAAGGGAGCATCTCAGTCGCCGACGCTTGAGAGCCCCAGTTTTCATCaactttcttcctcttcctcccaggCTGAAAGATTACCTACACTATAATGAGTATGATGTTTACAGCAGGGGCAGCACGGTTAACCCCTGA